From Passer domesticus isolate bPasDom1 chromosome 20, bPasDom1.hap1, whole genome shotgun sequence, one genomic window encodes:
- the TBC1D16 gene encoding TBC1 domain family member 16 isoform X1, translating into MSLGRLLRRASSKASDLLTLTPGGGGSSVLDGDIIYSKNNVCVHPPELLQGIGEHHPGYLCLYMEKDELLGTTLILAWVPNSRIQRQDEEALRYVTPESSPVRKAPRKRGRHHAQAFGTGRPASPPEQRGAPGPRGDEILTVSQLVRDGAPSSEGEKLSQSGARRSPQPPRSDSGTLSTVSSQEEHCRSEGTEEGLDCREDSLELSADDVSRDSTFDSDSDAFSSPFCLSPISEALGKSSSSVFMDSESRDTCDNRMTCSTSSASSLDTSAQSQENNGQTQSSRWDEQQKVFALEQVCGVFRVDLGQMRSLRLFFSDEACTCGQLVVASRESQYKIFHFHHGGLDKLSEVFQQWKYCTETHLKDQQLADEKTCMQFSIRRPKLPSSETHPEENSQRRLDVAAWLHHLNEAGQVEEEYRLRKAIFFGGIDISIRGEVWPFLLHYYSYESTSEEREALRLQKRKEYFEIQEKRLSMTPEEQKDFWRQVQFTVDKDVVRTDRSNQFFRGEDNPNVETMRRILLNYAVFNPAIGYSQGMSDLVAPLLAEVLDESDTFWCFVGLMQNTIFISSPRDEDMEKQLLYLRELLRLMHPRFHQHLCALGEDGLQMLFCHRWILLCFKREFPEAEALRMWEACWAHYQTDYFHLFICVAIVVIYGDDVIEQQLATDQMLLHFGNLAMHMNGELVLRKARSLLYQFHLLPRIPCSLHDLCKLCGTGMWDSGFIPAVECSGHHPESESCPYGGLVEVSSPKAGSEGKRGLKTRDVFAFRK; encoded by the exons ATGTCTCTGGGGCGACTCCTCCGTCGAGCCTCTTCGAAAGCATCCGACCTCCTGACCCTGActcccggcggcggcggctcctccgTGCTCGATGGGGACATCATCTACTCCAAGAACAATGTCTGTGTCCAcccccctgagctgctgcagggcatcGGGGAGCACCATCCAG GCTACTTGTGCTTGTACATGGAGAAGGACGAGCTCCTGGGCACCACGCTGATCCTGGCCTGGGTGCCCAACTCGCGCATCCAGCGGCAGGATGAGGAGGCCCTGCGCTACGTCACCCCCGAGAGCTCCCCGGTGCGCAAGGCGCCCCGAAAGCGCGGCCGCCACCACGCCCAGGCCTTCGGCACCGGCCGGCCCGCGTCCCCCCCGGAGCAGAGAGGGGCACCGGGCCCCAGGGGGGACGAGATCCTCACGGTGTCCCAGCTGGTGAGGGACGGGGCCCCCTCCTCGGAAGGGGAGAAGCTGTCGCAGAGCGGCGCCCGCCGGTCCCCGCAGCCGCCCCGCAGCGACTCAGGGACCCTGTCCACGGTCAGCTCCCAGGAGGAGCACTGCAGGTCCGAGGGCACGGAGGAGGGCCTGGACTGCAGGGAGGACTCCTTGGAGCTGTCTGCTGACgatgtgagcagggacagcacttTTGACTCTGATTCTGATGCCTTCTCTTCCCCCTTCTGCCTCTCTCCTATCAGTGAAGCcctggggaaaagcagcagctccgTGTTCATGGACAGTGAAAGCAG GGACACGTGTGACAATCGCATGACCTGCTccaccagctctgcctccagcctggACACCAGTGCCCAGTCCCAGGAGAACAATGGGCAAACGCAGAGCAGCAGATGGGATGAACAGCAGAAGGTATTTGCTCTCGAGCAGGTGTGTGGTGTCTTCAGAGTAGACCTGGGACAAATGAGATCCCTTCGCCTTTTCTTCAG TGATGAGGCGTGTACCTGTGGGCAGCTGGTGGTGGCAAGCAGGGAGAGCCAGTACAAGATCTTCCATTTTCACCACGGTGGCCTGGATAAACTGTCCGAGGTGTTTCAGCAATGGAAGTACTGCACAGAGACCCATCTCAAGGACCAG CAGCTTGCAGATGAGAAGACCTGCATGCAGTTCTCCATCCGGCGCCCCAAGCTGCCCTCCTCGGAGACCCACCCCGAGGAGAACTCCCAGCGGCGCCTGGACgtggcagcctggctgcaccACCTCAACGAGGCCGGCCAGGTGGAGGAGGAGTACAGGCTGAGGAAG GCCATTTTCTTTGGTGGGATTGATATTTCCATCCGTGGGGAGGTGTGGCCCTTTCTGCTGCACTACTACAGCTACGAGTCCACCTCTGAAGAGAGAGAGGCACTGAGGCTGCAGAAGAGGAAGGAGTACTTTGAGATCCAGGAGAAAAG GCTGTCCATGactccagaggagcagaaggATTTCTGGCGCCAGGTGCAGTTCACGGTGGACAAGGACGTCGTGAGGACCGACCGCAGCAACCAGTTCTTCCGAGGGGAGGACAATCCAAATGTGGAGACCATGAG GAGGATCTTGCTGAACTATGCAGTGTTTAACCCAGCCATTGGCTACTCCCAGGGCATGTCTGACCTGGTTGCCCCACTCCTGGCAGAGGTCCTGGATGAGTCGGATACTTTCTGGTGCTTTGTTGGGTTGATGCAGAACACGATCTTCATCAGCTCCCCCCGGGATGAGGACATGGAGAAGCAGCTG CTGTACCTGCGCGAGCTGCTGCGGCTGATGCACCCCCGCTTCCACCAgcacctgtgtgccctgggaGAGGACGGGCTGCAGATGCTCTTCTGCCACCGCTGGATCCTGCTCTGCTTCAAGAGGGAGTTCCCGGAGGCCGAGGCGCTGCGCATGTGGGAGGCGTGCTGGGCTCACTACCAG ACAGACTATTTCCACCTCTTCATCTGCGTGGCCATCGTGGTGATTTATGGGGACGACGTCATCGAGCAGCAGCTGGCCACTGACCAGATGCTGCTGCATTTCGGCAACCTGGCCATGCACATGAACGGGGAGCTCGTACTCAGGAAG gCCAGGAGTCTGCTCTATCAGTTCCACCTGCTGCCCCGCATCCCCTGCAGCCTGCACGACCTCTGCAAGCTGTGTGGGACAGGCATGTGGGACAGTGGCTTCATCCCTGCTGTGGAGTGCTCTGGCCACCACCCGGAGTCCGAGAGCTGCCCGTACGGGGGGCTGGTGGAAGTGTCTTCTCCTAAAGCAGGAAGTGAAGGCAAGAGAGGCCTGAAAACACGGGATGTCTTTGCCTTCCGAAAATAG
- the TBC1D16 gene encoding TBC1 domain family member 16 isoform X3: protein MSLGRLLRRASSKASDLLTLTPGGGGSSVLDGDIIYSKNNVCVHPPELLQGIGEHHPGYLCLYMEKDELLGTTLILAWVPNSRIQRQDEEALRYVTPESSPVRKAPRKRGRHHAQAFGTGRPASPPEQRGAPGPRGDEILTVSQLVRDGAPSSEGEKLSQSGARRSPQPPRSDSGTLSTVSSQEEHCSEALGKSSSSVFMDSESRDTCDNRMTCSTSSASSLDTSAQSQENNGQTQSSRWDEQQKVFALEQVCGVFRVDLGQMRSLRLFFSDEACTCGQLVVASRESQYKIFHFHHGGLDKLSEVFQQWKYCTETHLKDQQLADEKTCMQFSIRRPKLPSSETHPEENSQRRLDVAAWLHHLNEAGQVEEEYRLRKAIFFGGIDISIRGEVWPFLLHYYSYESTSEEREALRLQKRKEYFEIQEKRLSMTPEEQKDFWRQVQFTVDKDVVRTDRSNQFFRGEDNPNVETMRRILLNYAVFNPAIGYSQGMSDLVAPLLAEVLDESDTFWCFVGLMQNTIFISSPRDEDMEKQLLYLRELLRLMHPRFHQHLCALGEDGLQMLFCHRWILLCFKREFPEAEALRMWEACWAHYQTDYFHLFICVAIVVIYGDDVIEQQLATDQMLLHFGNLAMHMNGELVLRKARSLLYQFHLLPRIPCSLHDLCKLCGTGMWDSGFIPAVECSGHHPESESCPYGGLVEVSSPKAGSEGKRGLKTRDVFAFRK from the exons ATGTCTCTGGGGCGACTCCTCCGTCGAGCCTCTTCGAAAGCATCCGACCTCCTGACCCTGActcccggcggcggcggctcctccgTGCTCGATGGGGACATCATCTACTCCAAGAACAATGTCTGTGTCCAcccccctgagctgctgcagggcatcGGGGAGCACCATCCAG GCTACTTGTGCTTGTACATGGAGAAGGACGAGCTCCTGGGCACCACGCTGATCCTGGCCTGGGTGCCCAACTCGCGCATCCAGCGGCAGGATGAGGAGGCCCTGCGCTACGTCACCCCCGAGAGCTCCCCGGTGCGCAAGGCGCCCCGAAAGCGCGGCCGCCACCACGCCCAGGCCTTCGGCACCGGCCGGCCCGCGTCCCCCCCGGAGCAGAGAGGGGCACCGGGCCCCAGGGGGGACGAGATCCTCACGGTGTCCCAGCTGGTGAGGGACGGGGCCCCCTCCTCGGAAGGGGAGAAGCTGTCGCAGAGCGGCGCCCGCCGGTCCCCGCAGCCGCCCCGCAGCGACTCAGGGACCCTGTCCACGGTCAGCTCCCAGGAGGAGCACTGCAG TGAAGCcctggggaaaagcagcagctccgTGTTCATGGACAGTGAAAGCAG GGACACGTGTGACAATCGCATGACCTGCTccaccagctctgcctccagcctggACACCAGTGCCCAGTCCCAGGAGAACAATGGGCAAACGCAGAGCAGCAGATGGGATGAACAGCAGAAGGTATTTGCTCTCGAGCAGGTGTGTGGTGTCTTCAGAGTAGACCTGGGACAAATGAGATCCCTTCGCCTTTTCTTCAG TGATGAGGCGTGTACCTGTGGGCAGCTGGTGGTGGCAAGCAGGGAGAGCCAGTACAAGATCTTCCATTTTCACCACGGTGGCCTGGATAAACTGTCCGAGGTGTTTCAGCAATGGAAGTACTGCACAGAGACCCATCTCAAGGACCAG CAGCTTGCAGATGAGAAGACCTGCATGCAGTTCTCCATCCGGCGCCCCAAGCTGCCCTCCTCGGAGACCCACCCCGAGGAGAACTCCCAGCGGCGCCTGGACgtggcagcctggctgcaccACCTCAACGAGGCCGGCCAGGTGGAGGAGGAGTACAGGCTGAGGAAG GCCATTTTCTTTGGTGGGATTGATATTTCCATCCGTGGGGAGGTGTGGCCCTTTCTGCTGCACTACTACAGCTACGAGTCCACCTCTGAAGAGAGAGAGGCACTGAGGCTGCAGAAGAGGAAGGAGTACTTTGAGATCCAGGAGAAAAG GCTGTCCATGactccagaggagcagaaggATTTCTGGCGCCAGGTGCAGTTCACGGTGGACAAGGACGTCGTGAGGACCGACCGCAGCAACCAGTTCTTCCGAGGGGAGGACAATCCAAATGTGGAGACCATGAG GAGGATCTTGCTGAACTATGCAGTGTTTAACCCAGCCATTGGCTACTCCCAGGGCATGTCTGACCTGGTTGCCCCACTCCTGGCAGAGGTCCTGGATGAGTCGGATACTTTCTGGTGCTTTGTTGGGTTGATGCAGAACACGATCTTCATCAGCTCCCCCCGGGATGAGGACATGGAGAAGCAGCTG CTGTACCTGCGCGAGCTGCTGCGGCTGATGCACCCCCGCTTCCACCAgcacctgtgtgccctgggaGAGGACGGGCTGCAGATGCTCTTCTGCCACCGCTGGATCCTGCTCTGCTTCAAGAGGGAGTTCCCGGAGGCCGAGGCGCTGCGCATGTGGGAGGCGTGCTGGGCTCACTACCAG ACAGACTATTTCCACCTCTTCATCTGCGTGGCCATCGTGGTGATTTATGGGGACGACGTCATCGAGCAGCAGCTGGCCACTGACCAGATGCTGCTGCATTTCGGCAACCTGGCCATGCACATGAACGGGGAGCTCGTACTCAGGAAG gCCAGGAGTCTGCTCTATCAGTTCCACCTGCTGCCCCGCATCCCCTGCAGCCTGCACGACCTCTGCAAGCTGTGTGGGACAGGCATGTGGGACAGTGGCTTCATCCCTGCTGTGGAGTGCTCTGGCCACCACCCGGAGTCCGAGAGCTGCCCGTACGGGGGGCTGGTGGAAGTGTCTTCTCCTAAAGCAGGAAGTGAAGGCAAGAGAGGCCTGAAAACACGGGATGTCTTTGCCTTCCGAAAATAG
- the TBC1D16 gene encoding TBC1 domain family member 16 isoform X2, which yields MSLGRLLRRASSKASDLLTLTPGGGGSSVLDGDIIYSKNNVCVHPPELLQGIGEHHPGYLCLYMEKDELLGTTLILAWVPNSRIQRQDEEALRYVTPESSPVRKAPRKRGRHHAQAFGTGRPASPPEQRGAPGPRGDEILTVSQLVRDGAPSSEGEKLSQSGARRSPQPPRSDSGTLSTVSSQEEHCRSEGTEEGLDCREDSLELSADDVSRDSTFDSDSDAFSSPFCLSPISEALGKSSSSVFMDSESRDTCDNRMTCSTSSASSLDTSAQSQENNGQTQSSRWDEQQKVFALEQVCGVFRVDLGQMRSLRLFFSDEACTCGQLVVASRESQYKIFHFHHGGLDKLSEVFQQWKYCTETHLKDQLADEKTCMQFSIRRPKLPSSETHPEENSQRRLDVAAWLHHLNEAGQVEEEYRLRKAIFFGGIDISIRGEVWPFLLHYYSYESTSEEREALRLQKRKEYFEIQEKRLSMTPEEQKDFWRQVQFTVDKDVVRTDRSNQFFRGEDNPNVETMRRILLNYAVFNPAIGYSQGMSDLVAPLLAEVLDESDTFWCFVGLMQNTIFISSPRDEDMEKQLLYLRELLRLMHPRFHQHLCALGEDGLQMLFCHRWILLCFKREFPEAEALRMWEACWAHYQTDYFHLFICVAIVVIYGDDVIEQQLATDQMLLHFGNLAMHMNGELVLRKARSLLYQFHLLPRIPCSLHDLCKLCGTGMWDSGFIPAVECSGHHPESESCPYGGLVEVSSPKAGSEGKRGLKTRDVFAFRK from the exons ATGTCTCTGGGGCGACTCCTCCGTCGAGCCTCTTCGAAAGCATCCGACCTCCTGACCCTGActcccggcggcggcggctcctccgTGCTCGATGGGGACATCATCTACTCCAAGAACAATGTCTGTGTCCAcccccctgagctgctgcagggcatcGGGGAGCACCATCCAG GCTACTTGTGCTTGTACATGGAGAAGGACGAGCTCCTGGGCACCACGCTGATCCTGGCCTGGGTGCCCAACTCGCGCATCCAGCGGCAGGATGAGGAGGCCCTGCGCTACGTCACCCCCGAGAGCTCCCCGGTGCGCAAGGCGCCCCGAAAGCGCGGCCGCCACCACGCCCAGGCCTTCGGCACCGGCCGGCCCGCGTCCCCCCCGGAGCAGAGAGGGGCACCGGGCCCCAGGGGGGACGAGATCCTCACGGTGTCCCAGCTGGTGAGGGACGGGGCCCCCTCCTCGGAAGGGGAGAAGCTGTCGCAGAGCGGCGCCCGCCGGTCCCCGCAGCCGCCCCGCAGCGACTCAGGGACCCTGTCCACGGTCAGCTCCCAGGAGGAGCACTGCAGGTCCGAGGGCACGGAGGAGGGCCTGGACTGCAGGGAGGACTCCTTGGAGCTGTCTGCTGACgatgtgagcagggacagcacttTTGACTCTGATTCTGATGCCTTCTCTTCCCCCTTCTGCCTCTCTCCTATCAGTGAAGCcctggggaaaagcagcagctccgTGTTCATGGACAGTGAAAGCAG GGACACGTGTGACAATCGCATGACCTGCTccaccagctctgcctccagcctggACACCAGTGCCCAGTCCCAGGAGAACAATGGGCAAACGCAGAGCAGCAGATGGGATGAACAGCAGAAGGTATTTGCTCTCGAGCAGGTGTGTGGTGTCTTCAGAGTAGACCTGGGACAAATGAGATCCCTTCGCCTTTTCTTCAG TGATGAGGCGTGTACCTGTGGGCAGCTGGTGGTGGCAAGCAGGGAGAGCCAGTACAAGATCTTCCATTTTCACCACGGTGGCCTGGATAAACTGTCCGAGGTGTTTCAGCAATGGAAGTACTGCACAGAGACCCATCTCAAGGACCAG CTTGCAGATGAGAAGACCTGCATGCAGTTCTCCATCCGGCGCCCCAAGCTGCCCTCCTCGGAGACCCACCCCGAGGAGAACTCCCAGCGGCGCCTGGACgtggcagcctggctgcaccACCTCAACGAGGCCGGCCAGGTGGAGGAGGAGTACAGGCTGAGGAAG GCCATTTTCTTTGGTGGGATTGATATTTCCATCCGTGGGGAGGTGTGGCCCTTTCTGCTGCACTACTACAGCTACGAGTCCACCTCTGAAGAGAGAGAGGCACTGAGGCTGCAGAAGAGGAAGGAGTACTTTGAGATCCAGGAGAAAAG GCTGTCCATGactccagaggagcagaaggATTTCTGGCGCCAGGTGCAGTTCACGGTGGACAAGGACGTCGTGAGGACCGACCGCAGCAACCAGTTCTTCCGAGGGGAGGACAATCCAAATGTGGAGACCATGAG GAGGATCTTGCTGAACTATGCAGTGTTTAACCCAGCCATTGGCTACTCCCAGGGCATGTCTGACCTGGTTGCCCCACTCCTGGCAGAGGTCCTGGATGAGTCGGATACTTTCTGGTGCTTTGTTGGGTTGATGCAGAACACGATCTTCATCAGCTCCCCCCGGGATGAGGACATGGAGAAGCAGCTG CTGTACCTGCGCGAGCTGCTGCGGCTGATGCACCCCCGCTTCCACCAgcacctgtgtgccctgggaGAGGACGGGCTGCAGATGCTCTTCTGCCACCGCTGGATCCTGCTCTGCTTCAAGAGGGAGTTCCCGGAGGCCGAGGCGCTGCGCATGTGGGAGGCGTGCTGGGCTCACTACCAG ACAGACTATTTCCACCTCTTCATCTGCGTGGCCATCGTGGTGATTTATGGGGACGACGTCATCGAGCAGCAGCTGGCCACTGACCAGATGCTGCTGCATTTCGGCAACCTGGCCATGCACATGAACGGGGAGCTCGTACTCAGGAAG gCCAGGAGTCTGCTCTATCAGTTCCACCTGCTGCCCCGCATCCCCTGCAGCCTGCACGACCTCTGCAAGCTGTGTGGGACAGGCATGTGGGACAGTGGCTTCATCCCTGCTGTGGAGTGCTCTGGCCACCACCCGGAGTCCGAGAGCTGCCCGTACGGGGGGCTGGTGGAAGTGTCTTCTCCTAAAGCAGGAAGTGAAGGCAAGAGAGGCCTGAAAACACGGGATGTCTTTGCCTTCCGAAAATAG